The following proteins are co-located in the Streptomyces sp. NBC_00435 genome:
- a CDS encoding DegV family protein: protein MSRHVAIVTDSTAYLPQPAMARHGITSVPLTVVLGDEALEEGTEISARSLALALQKRRSVTTSRPSPEDFVRAYRAAADAGATGIVSLHLSAEFSGTYDAAVLAAKTAPVPVRVVDTGMVAMALGFCALAAAEAAEAGGSVDEAVAAAQKRAAGISAYFYVDTLDYLRRGGRIGAAQALLGSALAVKPLLTLDGGRIEMLEKVRTASKAIARLEELAVERAGSGAVDVAVHHLAAPERADKLAQRLRERIPGLVELHVSEVGAVIGAHTGPGLLAAVVSPR, encoded by the coding sequence ATGTCCCGCCATGTCGCGATCGTCACGGATTCCACGGCCTACCTGCCCCAACCGGCCATGGCGCGGCACGGAATCACCTCCGTCCCGCTGACCGTGGTCCTCGGCGACGAGGCCCTCGAGGAGGGCACCGAGATCTCGGCCCGGAGCCTCGCCCTGGCCCTGCAGAAGCGCCGCTCGGTCACCACGTCCCGCCCCAGCCCCGAGGACTTCGTCCGGGCCTACCGGGCGGCCGCGGACGCCGGTGCGACCGGCATCGTCAGCCTGCACCTGTCCGCCGAGTTCTCCGGCACCTACGACGCCGCCGTGCTCGCCGCGAAGACGGCCCCGGTACCCGTCCGCGTCGTGGACACCGGCATGGTGGCCATGGCCCTTGGCTTCTGCGCCCTGGCCGCCGCGGAGGCGGCCGAGGCCGGCGGTTCCGTGGACGAGGCCGTCGCGGCCGCGCAGAAGCGGGCCGCCGGGATCTCGGCGTACTTCTACGTGGACACCCTCGACTACCTCCGACGCGGCGGCCGGATCGGCGCCGCGCAGGCCCTGCTCGGTTCGGCGCTCGCGGTCAAACCGCTGCTGACGTTGGACGGCGGGCGGATCGAGATGCTGGAGAAGGTGCGTACGGCCTCCAAGGCCATCGCCCGCCTGGAAGAGCTGGCCGTCGAGCGCGCGGGGTCCGGCGCCGTCGACGTGGCCGTGCACCACCTGGCGGCCCCGGAGCGCGCGGACAAGCTGGCGCAGCGGCTCCGTGAGCGGATCCCCGGGCTGGTGGAACTGCACGTCAGCGAGGTCGGCGCGGTGATCGGCGCACATACCGGGCCGGGTTTGCTGGCGGCGGTCGTATCCCCGCGCTGA
- the leuS gene encoding leucine--tRNA ligase: protein MSETNTPAPEAAEAHRYTAAMAADIEARWQDVWDAQGTYEAPNPTGDLAGDPAVVARPKKFIMDMFPYPSGAGLHVGHPLGYIATDVFARHQRMTGHNVLHTLGFDAFGLPAEQYAVQTGTHPRVSTEANIENMKVQLRRLGLGHDKRRSFATIDPDYYKWTQWIFLQIYNSWYDAEAKKARPIAELVAAFEDGSRELPGGASWAALSAGERADVLNEYRLAYASDAPVNWCPGLGTVLANEEVTADGRSERGNFPVFKSKLSQWNMRITAYADRLIDDLDALDWPEAIKLQQRNWIGRSEGARVDFAVGAGEAITVFTTRPDTLFGATYMVLAPEHDLVGKIVPTEWPEGTHQLWTGGAATPSEAVDAYRKQAAAKSDVERQAEAKDKTGVFTGAYATNPVSGDQVPVFIADYVLMGYGTGAIMAVPAHDSRDFEFARAFELPMRCVVRPTDDRDADPLEWEDAFSSYDGTIVNSTGEGVSLDGLGVVEAKAAITDWLAGRGIGEGTVNFRLRDWLFSRQRYWGEPFPIVYDEDGVAHPLPASMLPLELPEVEDYSPRTFEANDAASKPETPLSRNEAWVNVELDLGDGRGVRAFRRETNTMPNWAGSCWYELRYLDPNNGSALVDPEIEQYWMGPREGQPHGGVDLYVGGAEHAVLHLLYARFWSKVLFDLGHVSSVEPFHKLFNQGMIQAYAYTDSRGVYVPAAEVEERDGGWFYQGEPVKREHGKMGKSLKNAVTPDEICEEYGADTLRLYEMAMGPLDVSRPWDTRAVVGQYRLLQRLWRNIVDEETGAVTVVDAEPGEGTLRALHKAIDGAGSDMEGLRFNTAIAKITELNNTLTKAGRPLERSVAERLVLLVAPLAPHIAEELWHRLGHSESVVHQDFPVADPAYVVDESVTCVVQIKGKVKARLEVSPEISDAELEQLALGDEAVVAALGGAEIRKVIVRAPKLVNIVV, encoded by the coding sequence GGCGCCGGCCTGCACGTCGGGCACCCGCTCGGGTACATCGCCACCGACGTCTTCGCCCGTCACCAGCGGATGACCGGCCACAACGTCCTGCACACCCTGGGCTTCGACGCCTTCGGCCTGCCGGCCGAGCAGTACGCCGTGCAGACCGGCACGCACCCGCGCGTGTCGACCGAGGCGAACATCGAGAACATGAAGGTCCAGCTGCGCCGGCTGGGCCTGGGCCACGACAAGCGCCGGTCGTTCGCGACGATCGACCCGGACTACTACAAGTGGACCCAGTGGATCTTCCTGCAGATCTACAACTCCTGGTACGACGCCGAGGCGAAGAAGGCCCGCCCGATCGCCGAGCTGGTCGCCGCGTTCGAGGACGGCTCCCGCGAGCTGCCCGGTGGCGCCTCCTGGGCCGCGCTGAGCGCGGGCGAGCGGGCCGACGTGCTGAACGAGTACCGGCTGGCCTACGCCTCGGACGCGCCCGTCAACTGGTGCCCCGGGCTGGGCACCGTACTGGCCAACGAGGAGGTCACCGCCGACGGCCGGTCCGAGCGCGGCAACTTCCCGGTCTTCAAGTCCAAGCTGAGCCAGTGGAACATGCGGATCACGGCCTATGCCGACCGCCTGATCGACGACCTGGACGCGCTGGACTGGCCCGAGGCCATCAAGCTGCAGCAGCGCAACTGGATCGGCCGCAGCGAGGGCGCGCGCGTCGACTTCGCGGTCGGCGCCGGGGAGGCCATCACCGTCTTCACCACGCGCCCCGACACGCTGTTCGGCGCCACCTACATGGTGCTGGCGCCCGAGCACGACCTGGTCGGGAAGATCGTCCCGACCGAGTGGCCCGAGGGCACGCACCAGCTGTGGACCGGGGGCGCCGCGACCCCGAGCGAGGCCGTGGACGCGTACCGCAAGCAGGCCGCCGCGAAGTCGGACGTCGAGCGGCAGGCCGAGGCCAAGGACAAGACCGGTGTCTTCACCGGCGCGTACGCGACCAACCCGGTCAGCGGCGACCAGGTGCCCGTCTTCATCGCGGACTACGTGCTGATGGGCTACGGCACCGGCGCGATCATGGCTGTCCCGGCGCACGACAGCCGCGACTTCGAGTTCGCGCGCGCCTTCGAGCTGCCGATGCGCTGCGTCGTCCGGCCCACGGACGACCGTGACGCGGACCCGCTGGAGTGGGAGGACGCGTTCTCCTCGTACGACGGCACCATCGTCAACTCGACCGGCGAGGGCGTCTCGCTGGACGGCCTGGGCGTGGTCGAGGCCAAGGCCGCGATCACCGACTGGCTGGCCGGGCGCGGCATCGGCGAGGGGACCGTCAACTTCCGGCTGCGCGACTGGCTGTTCAGCCGTCAGCGCTACTGGGGCGAGCCCTTCCCGATCGTCTACGACGAGGACGGCGTGGCCCACCCGCTGCCCGCGTCGATGCTGCCGCTGGAGCTGCCGGAGGTCGAGGACTACTCGCCGCGCACGTTTGAGGCGAACGACGCGGCCTCCAAGCCGGAGACCCCGCTGTCGCGCAACGAGGCGTGGGTCAACGTCGAGCTGGACCTGGGCGACGGGCGCGGGGTGCGCGCGTTCCGGCGCGAGACCAACACCATGCCGAACTGGGCCGGTTCCTGCTGGTACGAGCTGCGCTACCTGGACCCGAACAACGGATCGGCCCTGGTCGACCCGGAGATCGAGCAGTACTGGATGGGCCCGCGGGAGGGCCAGCCGCACGGCGGCGTCGACCTGTACGTCGGCGGCGCCGAGCACGCGGTGCTGCACCTGCTGTACGCGCGCTTCTGGTCGAAGGTGCTGTTCGACCTGGGCCACGTCTCCTCGGTGGAGCCGTTCCACAAGCTGTTCAACCAGGGCATGATCCAGGCCTACGCGTACACCGACTCGCGCGGTGTGTACGTGCCCGCGGCCGAGGTCGAGGAGCGCGACGGCGGCTGGTTCTACCAGGGCGAGCCGGTCAAGCGCGAGCACGGCAAGATGGGCAAGTCCCTGAAGAACGCCGTCACGCCGGACGAGATCTGCGAGGAGTACGGCGCGGACACCCTGCGCCTGTACGAGATGGCGATGGGCCCGCTGGACGTGTCGCGTCCGTGGGACACGCGCGCCGTGGTCGGCCAGTACCGGCTGCTGCAGCGGCTGTGGCGCAACATCGTGGACGAGGAGACGGGCGCCGTGACGGTCGTCGACGCGGAGCCCGGCGAGGGCACGCTGCGCGCGCTGCACAAGGCGATCGACGGGGCGGGCTCCGACATGGAGGGGCTGCGGTTCAACACCGCCATCGCGAAGATCACCGAGCTGAACAACACGCTGACCAAGGCGGGCCGGCCGCTGGAGCGCTCGGTCGCGGAGCGGCTGGTGCTGCTGGTCGCCCCGCTGGCGCCGCACATCGCGGAGGAGCTGTGGCACCGCCTGGGCCACAGCGAGTCGGTCGTCCACCAGGACTTCCCGGTCGCGGACCCGGCGTACGTCGTGGACGAGAGCGTGACCTGTGTCGTCCAGATCAAGGGCAAGGTCAAGGCCCGGTTGGAGGTCTCGCCGGAGATCTCCGACGCCGAACTGGAGCAGCTGGCGCTGGGCGACGAGGCGGTCGTGGCGGCGCTGGGCGGGGCCGAGATCCGCAAGGTGATCGTGCGTGCGCCGAAGCTGGTGAACATCGTCGTCTGA